One window from the genome of Rutidosis leptorrhynchoides isolate AG116_Rl617_1_P2 unplaced genomic scaffold, CSIRO_AGI_Rlap_v1 contig271, whole genome shotgun sequence encodes:
- the LOC139882445 gene encoding protein NRT1/ PTR FAMILY 5.1-like: protein MELGQEGFTQDGTVDLRGRPVLASKTGRWKACAFLVGYEAFERMAFYGIYSNLVNYITTQLHEDTVSSVRNVNNWSGSVWITPIIGAYIADTYLGRFWTFTVSSLIYVLGMVLLTLAVSIKSLKPTCNSTNGLCNKASPMQISFFYLSLYIIAIGAGGTKPNISTFGADQFDDYNPHEKELKDSFFNWWMFSSFLGALCATIGLVYIQENVGWGLGYGIPTIGLIFSLLIFYVGTPIYRHKVRKTKSPANQLIQVVVTALKNRDRQLPDDQTELYEFEPRHYITTGERQVYYTPTFRFLDRAAMKGDNRTAATSSSPPPCTVTQVEGTKLIFGMSLIWLVTLIPSTLWAQINTLFVKQGTTLDRSLGPHFKIPAASLGSFVTLSMLLSVPMYDRYFVPLMRRKTGNPRGITLLQRLGIGFVIQVIAIAIAYAVEVKRMHVISKEHILGPKEIVPMSIFWLMPQYVLLGIADVFNAIGLLEFFYDQSPEDMQSLGTTFFTSGIGVGNFLNSFLVTMVDKITGRGNNKSWIGDNLNGCHLDYYYGFLIVISTINLGAFLWASSKYVYKRETIKEVDVGCGQLDSKGLESTSLSLQV, encoded by the exons ATGGAATTAGGCCAGGAAGGCTTTACTCAAGATGGAACTGTGGATCTCCGCGGTCGACCTGTCCTTGCATCTAAAACCGGAAGATGGAAAGCTTGTGCTTTCCTTGTTG GGTACGAAGCATTTGAGAGGATGGCCTTCTACGGAATATATTCAAACTTGGTGAATTATATAACAACACAACTTCACGAAGACACCGTTTCCTCCGTGAGAAATGTGAACAACTGGTCGGGATCTGTTTGGATAACACCAATTATTGGTGCCTACATTGCCGATACTTACTTGGGTCGCTTCTGGACTTTCACTGTTTCTTCTCTAATCTATGTCTTG GGAATGGTGTTGCTCACATTAGCGGTTTCAATCAAATCCTTGAAGCCAACATGCAACAGTACAAACGGACTTTGCAACAAGGCATCTCCTATGCAAATATCATTCTTCTACTTATCACTATACATAATCGCAATCGGAGCAGGCGGAACGAAACCTAACATATCGACATTCGGAGCGGACCAATTCGACGATTATAACCCCCATGAGAAAGAGCTAAAAGATTCATTTTTCAATTGGTGGATGTTCAGCTCATTCTTGGGAGCATTATGTGCTACAATAGGACTTGTTTACATTCAAGAGAATGTAGGATGGGGTTTAGGGTATGGTATACCTACAATTGGACTAATATTTTCGTTGTTGATATTCTATGTGGGGACACCTATTTATAGGCATAAAGTCAGGAAGACTAAAAGCCCTGCGAACCAACTCATTCAAGTTGTTGTCACTGCCCTTAAAAATAGGGACCGACAGCTACCTGACGACCAAACAGAGCTTTATGAGTTTGAACCTCGCCATTACATTACTACTGGAGAACGCCAGGTTTATTatactccaaccttcag GTTCTTGGATAGGGCTGCAATGAAAGGAGATAACAGAACCGCCGCCACCTCCTCGTCGCCACCGCCATGCACGGTGACTCAAGTGGAAGGGACCAAGCTTATTTTCGGAATGTCTCTAATATGGCTAGTAACCCTAATTCCAAGCACTCTATGGGCCCAAATCAACACATTGTTTGTCAAACAAGGCACTACATTGGACCGAAGCCTAGGCCCACACTTCAAAATTCCTGCAGCCTCATTAGGAAGCTTTGTTACCCTCTCAATGCTCCTTTCCGTCCCAATGTACGATCGCTACTTCGTCCCGCTCATGCGTAGAAAGACCGGAAACCCCCGAGGAATCACGCTTCTACAGAGGCTCGGAATAGGATTCGTGATCCAAGTCATAGCCATTGCAATCGCCTACGCCGTCGAAGTAAAACGGATGCACGTCATTAGCAAAGAACACATTTTAGGTCCTAAAGAGATAGTCCCTATGAGCATATTTTGGTTGATGCCACAATACGTCTTGTTAGGGATTGCCGACGTGTTCAATGCAATTGGATTGCTTGAATTTTTCTATGATCAGTCTCCTGAAGACATGCAAAGCCTTGGCACGACATTTTTTACAAGTGGGATAGGAGTTGGGAATTTCTTGAACAGCTTTTTGGTCACAATGGTGGATAAAATTACAGGGAGAGGGAATAACAAGAGTTGGATTGGTGATAATTTGAATGGTTGTCACTTGGATTATTATTATGGGTTCCTTATAGTTATATCTACTATAAACTTAGGTGCATTTTTGTGGGCATCAAGTAAGTATGTTTATAAAAGGGAAACTATAAAAGAGGTGGATGTCGGTTGTGGACAATTGGATAGCAAGGGCTTGGAGTCAACTTCCTTAAGTCTACAAGTATGA
- the LOC139882447 gene encoding LOW QUALITY PROTEIN: peroxidase P7-like (The sequence of the model RefSeq protein was modified relative to this genomic sequence to represent the inferred CDS: inserted 1 base in 1 codon; deleted 1 base in 1 codon) yields the protein MARFSKGVIVTLALLAVICFGISNAYAQLTPNFYSSSCPNLFSTVKSSVQTAISKEARMGASLLRLFFHDCFVNGCDGSVLLDDTSTFTGEKNAAPNRNSARGFDVIDNIKAAVEKVCPGRVSCADVLAIAARDSVVILGGPNWSVKLGRRDARTASQAAANNSXPAPTSNLNQLISRFNSFGLSTQDLVALSGGHTIGQARCTSFRARIYNETNIEASFASTRKSNCPKTSGSGDNNLAPLDLKTPTNFDNNYYRNLVNKKGLLHSDQQLFNGGSTDSIVRTYTSNPEKFTSDFVAAMIKMGDIKPLTGNNGEIRKNCRRIN from the exons ATGGCAAGGTTTTCTAAGGGAGTTATTGTGACTCTAGCTTTACTTGCTGTGATATGTTTTGGGATTTCAAATGCTTATGCACAGCTCACACCAAACTTCTACTCATCTTCTTGTCCAAATCTCTTTTCCACAGTGAAATCATCTGTGCAAACTGCTATTTCCAAAGAGGCTCGTATGGGCGCTTCTCTACTTCGTTTGTTTTTCCATGATTGCTTCGTCAAT GGATGTGACGGATCAGTTCTACTCGACGACACATCAACATTCACCGGAGAGAAAAATGCAGCTCCTAATCGGAACTCTGCTCGTGGGTTTGACGTAATTGACAACATTAAGGCAGCAGTTGAGAAAGTGTGTCCCGGTAGAGTGTCATGTGCTGATGTTTTGGCAATTGCGGCTAGAGACTCTGTTGTCATT CTTGGAGGACCCAATTGGTCTGTGAAACTTGGACGGAGAGATGCTAGAACTGCAAGCCAAGCTGCAGCTAATAACA ATCCTGCTCCTACTTCGAACTTGAACCAGCTAATCTCCAGATTCAATTCTTTCGGTCTCTCCACCCAAGACCTTGTTGCTCTTTCAG GTGGACACACAATTGGGCAAGCAAGATGCACGTCATTCAGGGCAAGAATCTACAATGAAACAAACATAGAAGCTTCATTTGCATCAACAAGGAAATCAAACTGCCCAAAAACCTCAGGATCAGGAGACAATAACTTGGCACCACTTGATCTCAAGACTCCAACAAACTTTGACAACAACTACTACAGAAATCTAGTCAATAAAAAGGGCCTTCTCCACTCTGACCAGCAACTCTTCAATGGTGGCTCCACCGATTCAATCGTACGTACATACACCAGCAACCCCGAAAAGTTTACT TCTGATTTTGTTGCTGCCATGATCAAGATGGGAGATATTAAGCCACTTACTGGCAATAATGGTGAGATCAGGAAGAATTGCAGAAGGATCAACTAA